CTTGGCCGATCGTATATTGAACAATTGTGGAAAAGTGGCGGTCAACCATCCCAAGCAGGTGATGATCGGTTGTGGTGTGGTGGTGATGATTGCTGTGGTAGGCATTGCTCAACTGAGACCTTCCAACTGGCCGCTGCGCTGGTTTCCAGAAAATGCTGAATTCCGACAACATACACAGATTATTGATTCTCGCATGGGGGGCTCTTCCAACATCGAGGTGTTGCTCAATACAGGAAAGTCCGGGGGGCTCTATGAACCAGATTTCATGAATCGTCTCGATCAGTTGAACACAGTAGCCACTGAAAAATTAAAATTTCCAAAAGGAGAAGTTGTCGGCAAGGCACAGTCGGTTTTGGATGTGTTGAAAGAATCTAACCGTGCATTGAACGAAAACCGAGCAGAGTTTTATGCCGTTCCTCAGGCCAGGGACCTGATTGCCCAGGAGATGTTTCTCTTCTCCAACAGTGGTTCAGATGACTTAGAGAAGTTGACTGATGTTGGTTTCAGTATGGCCCGACTGAGTCTCTACATTCCAAATCTGGATGCCATTGATTCGATTGTTTTCACGGGACAACTCGAGGAGAAGATTCAAAGTATCTTCGGTAATACGATTGAGTATTCGATCACAGGGATCGCCCAGCTCTGGGCAGGAACCATGACCAATGTGCTCAACAGCATGCGGAACAGCTACATCATCGCCCTGATCCTGATTACTGGCCTGATGGTCGTCTTTCTGGGAAGTTGGAAAGTTGGCTTGCTCAGCATGATTCCAAATCTAACTCCTATCCTGATCACCCTGGGCCTAATGGGTTTTTTTGGCCTGCCACTCGATCCCTTCACGATCCTGATCGGCAGTATTGGTATCGGGTTGGTTGTGGATGATACCGTACACTTTTTGAGTGTCTTTCAACGATATTTCGACCGCTATGGAGATGCTGCTCGGGCCATCCAGGAAACCCTGATGACAACTGGAAAAGCCCTGCTTTTTACTACGTTGATTCTCGTCGGTGGCTTTGCTTCCTACATGGCCGCAGACTTCGTTAATATCTTTGCTTTCGGCATGCTGTTGGTGGTTTGCATTAGCTCGGCTTTGATCCTCGATGTTCTTGCAGCACCGGCGTTGATGATGTTGGTCTATGGTAAACAGCCTTCTGTGGAACAGCCAAGGACCTACCCAAAAGAGAGTGATTTTGCGGAACTGAACTGATTGTTTTCAAGCTGTTTTTTCTCCATCAATTTTTTGAAAAAGCCTTTGAATCCATTTAATCAATAGAAAGGTTATGATGAACAAGTGGAAAAGTCTGATTTTAGGAGCTTTCCTGGTAGGAGTTAGTCCCAGTGCCTGGGCCCTGACAGCAGATGAAATCATGCAACGAGTCAATGACCGTGAAGATGGCGACAACATCGTTATGGAAATGCAGATGGTGCTGATCAACAAGAACAATGAGCAGCGTGTGCGACGCATGCAGCAATATCGGCAGGACAAGGGGGAAGACTCACAGAGCGTCATCTTTTTTGAAGAACCCGCTGATGTGCGTAACACGGGCTTTCTGACTTACGATTACGATGACGAGAGCAAGGATGATGACCAGTGGATGTATCTCCCTGCGCTCCGCAAGACCAAGCGGATTGCAGCCAGTGATAAGAGTGGTTCCTTCATGGGGTCAGATTTCAATTACTCCGATCTGACTTCCTACAATCTCAGTGATTACAACTACAAGTTGCTTAAGGAGAATGACAAGGTCGATGGCTCGGATGCCTGGGTGATCTATTCCGAACCCAAAAACGACGACGTCAAGGAAGAAACTGGTTACGCCAAGAGTGTGATCTGGGTACGCAAAGATAATTACGTGGTCGTACGAGCGAAGAACTGGGTCCACAAGAGTCCTGACATCAAGTTCTTTGAGTTCAAGGATCTCCAACAAATCGAAGGCGTCTGGTTCCCTTCTGAGATCAAGGCCCAGCGACGTTTTGGCAAGGAAGTCGTGCACCAGACCATCCTGCGTCAGCAGAACATTCGCCTCAATCAGAATCTGGAAGACTCTCTCTTCAGTCAGCGTAGGTTGGAGCAGGGACTTTGAGGACATTCCAGAAAGGTGTTTTTTGGCTTGGTTTGTTTCTCTGGGCTGGTACCGCTGTTGCCCAGGAAGAATCACTGGATGAACTACTTGAAGGTTTTGGAGATTCACCCAGCTCTCAGCAAGAATCTGTGGATGATTTGCTGGATGGCTTTGAAGAGCCGGAAGCTTCTACAAACGACCTGTTGGGTGGCTTTGAAGAGCCTGATGAAACTGCTGATGCCTTGGATGATTTGTTGGATGGCTTTGAGGAGAGTTCGTCAAGCGTTACTACAGCAGAAAGCCTCTCTTTGCCAATTGGTCTGTCAGGATCGACAGGAATCAACATCGCCTATGCCTATGCTCAGCCAGAACCTAATCCTGATAAACCAGATTATCGAGGTTTTAGAAAACTCCGTCTGTATTTGCAGCTGGAGTATCAATACAATCTTACGCCCAGCACTCGCTTTTTCGTGGACGGCAAGGTCTCCAGAGACTTAGCCTATCATTTTCTGGATCGTGAAGAATACTCAGAGGAGTACCTGCAAGCTTACGAACAAGAGATTGAACTGCGAGAAACCTTCCTATCAACTTCTCTGGGGTCCGACATTGATCTCAAGTTTGGTCATCAGATCAAGGTCTGGGGAAAGGCAGACCTGCTAAGTGTTGTTGATGTGCTGAATCCAACCGACAATCGTGAACCAGGACTGATCGACATCGACGACAGCCGTCTGCCTGTCACGATGACCCAACTTGACTACTACACTGGAGACTGGAACCTGAACCTGGTTATCATTCATGAAATCCGTTTTGGTAAATCCCCGAAGTTTGGCAGTGAATTTTATTTTGTGGATGCTGAAGGTCCACCAGAAGAAATACCATCGGAGACCGAATACGGCATAGCCCTGAATGGTCACTTCACAGGGTGGGACCTATCCTTCTATGCGGCCAGTGTCTACAACGATCAAGGTCGGGCGGATGGCAGCTTCCAGCCGATGTTAGGTTTATTTCCAGACAGAGTAGTACATGACCGCTTGCAAGTGGTCGGAACTGCCTTCAGCACCGTCGAGGGTAGTTGGATTGTGCGAGGGGAAATTGTGGATGTTCAGGGACTGCGTTTCACCAACTTTTCGAAGACCTTTTCACGGCAGGATCATGTCCTTGGTGCAGAATATTCGAGCATCCCCGATGGTGCACTGAGTTTCGAAGTAGCCTGGGAATGGATTCGTGAGTTTGAAACATCACTGGAAGAAGCTCCTAATGAGCAGGAACAGAGCACAGTCACGACCGCCATCCGCTTTCAGCAGGATTTCCTCAACCAGACGCTTTCCTTCAACGTGATCGCCTTCCAGTTTGGGGAATTTGGTTCATCTGGTTCATCCCAGCGAATTGGACTCGATTATGATTGGGCTGATGGTTTGAATGTTGGCGGTGGAATTTTGCTCTATCACGAAGGGGACACATCTTACTCAAAACGCATCGCAAATAACGATCGTCTCTTCGCAGATCTCAAGTACTCATTTTAACCCCTGCCCTATTCTTTGCAGATAAAGTTTCTAATTTATCGAAGTCGTTTACTCTCTCAGGAATTTGTCGGATGGATGAACCAAGCCCCCGATTCTTAGAAATCTTCTTTGAGATCTTTGAGTCTCTTCCCCGACAAGGTCCAGGCAATCTGGCCTCAGCTCGGAAGGCTTTACACCTCTGTGAGAATCTTCCAGATGCACCAGAGATTCTTGATTTGGGTTGTGGAACTGGAAGCCAAGCCTTACAGCTAGCTGAGCTGACTCAAGGATCGATCGTCGCAGTTGACAACCACGCTCAAATCATTGGAAAGCTGAACCACGAGCTTGCGCAGCTTGGTTTGATGGAACACATTCGGTCGCAAGTTGGCGAGCGGGAGCTTGCTCGAGCACAATTAAGTTTTAACCTGATCTGGTCGGAAGGTGCGTTCTACAACATTGGCATTCAGCGGGCACTTTCAATTTCTGCA
This DNA window, taken from SAR324 cluster bacterium, encodes the following:
- a CDS encoding outer membrane lipoprotein-sorting protein; this encodes MMNKWKSLILGAFLVGVSPSAWALTADEIMQRVNDREDGDNIVMEMQMVLINKNNEQRVRRMQQYRQDKGEDSQSVIFFEEPADVRNTGFLTYDYDDESKDDDQWMYLPALRKTKRIAASDKSGSFMGSDFNYSDLTSYNLSDYNYKLLKENDKVDGSDAWVIYSEPKNDDVKEETGYAKSVIWVRKDNYVVVRAKNWVHKSPDIKFFEFKDLQQIEGVWFPSEIKAQRRFGKEVVHQTILRQQNIRLNQNLEDSLFSQRRLEQGL
- a CDS encoding class I SAM-dependent methyltransferase, with translation MDEPSPRFLEIFFEIFESLPRQGPGNLASARKALHLCENLPDAPEILDLGCGTGSQALQLAELTQGSIVAVDNHAQIIGKLNHELAQLGLMEHIRSQVGERELARAQLSFNLIWSEGAFYNIGIQRALSISAGLLRKGGYLVFSDAACCKASLLDVVKAIIESDYLTIGSIADLVALIERSPFELLDHFPLQPEAWWDEFYTPMERIIEESRGKYADDPEALKILEQVALESAAHRKNSDYYNDEFFLAQLP